Proteins co-encoded in one Arthrobacter globiformis genomic window:
- a CDS encoding DivIVA domain-containing protein, producing MALTPEDVVNKRFQPTKFREGYDQDEVDDFLDEIVVELRRLNQENEELRKKLAEGGPGSPAATSAVAPVVEKVPAPSKSEKDEARAKAEAEAKAAEAAKKKEAEQAAPVAAPAPAVTSSNISESAAGLLAMAQQMHDRHVAEGQQQRDKIIAEAQIEASSLVNDAQEKSRKILGALEQQRSVLERKVEQLRGFERDYRSRLKAYIEGQLRDLDARGSVAAPEVGESSSAAV from the coding sequence ATGGCTTTGACGCCAGAAGACGTTGTCAACAAGCGCTTTCAGCCGACCAAGTTCCGCGAAGGCTATGACCAGGATGAAGTTGACGACTTCCTGGACGAGATCGTCGTTGAACTGCGGCGCCTGAACCAGGAGAACGAAGAACTTCGCAAGAAGCTCGCCGAAGGCGGCCCCGGATCGCCGGCTGCCACCTCCGCCGTCGCCCCTGTTGTTGAGAAGGTCCCCGCGCCGTCCAAGTCCGAGAAGGACGAAGCGCGCGCGAAGGCCGAAGCTGAGGCCAAGGCCGCCGAAGCTGCCAAGAAGAAGGAAGCCGAGCAGGCCGCACCGGTTGCAGCCCCGGCACCCGCCGTCACCAGCAGCAACATCTCCGAGTCCGCTGCCGGCCTGCTGGCCATGGCACAGCAGATGCACGACCGCCACGTGGCCGAGGGCCAGCAGCAGCGCGACAAGATCATCGCAGAAGCACAGATCGAAGCCAGCAGCCTGGTCAACGACGCGCAGGAGAAGTCCCGCAAGATCCTCGGCGCCCTGGAGCAGCAGCGTTCCGTCCTCGAGCGCAAGGTGGAGCAGCTGCGCGGCTTCGAACGCGACTACCGCTCACGCCTGAAGGCCTACATCGAAGGCCAGCTGCGCGACCTGGACGCCCGTGGTTCCGTTGCCGCCCCTGAGGTTGGCGAAAGCAGCAGCGCCGCCGTTTAG
- a CDS encoding YggS family pyridoxal phosphate-dependent enzyme encodes MTESPASGDARTVELQERLDAVRQRIDRAAAAAGRGENPPRLIVVSKFHPADDVRRLAALGVKDFGENRDQEASAKAEELEALDLTWHFVGQLQSKKSKTVVRYATAVHSVDRSQLVTALERAMAGQQELTGRADLDCFIQVSLEDDAAAHRGGAAPAEVPQLAEQLEAAGGLRLAGVMAVAPLGADPDRAFEKLLGISTGLQRDFPGATGISAGMSQDLEAAVRFGATHLRIGSDILGSRPAVR; translated from the coding sequence ATGACTGAAAGCCCGGCGTCCGGAGATGCCCGGACCGTGGAGCTGCAGGAGCGCCTCGACGCCGTCCGGCAGCGCATCGACCGTGCTGCCGCGGCGGCCGGCCGCGGAGAAAACCCGCCGCGCCTGATAGTGGTCAGCAAGTTCCACCCGGCCGACGACGTCCGCCGGCTGGCAGCGCTTGGCGTCAAGGATTTCGGGGAGAACCGGGACCAGGAGGCCTCCGCAAAAGCCGAGGAACTCGAGGCCCTGGACCTCACCTGGCATTTCGTGGGCCAGCTCCAGAGCAAGAAGTCCAAGACGGTGGTCCGGTACGCAACTGCCGTGCACTCGGTGGACCGCTCCCAGCTCGTGACGGCCCTGGAGCGGGCCATGGCCGGCCAGCAGGAGCTGACCGGCCGTGCCGACCTGGACTGTTTCATCCAAGTGAGCCTGGAAGACGACGCCGCTGCCCACCGCGGCGGGGCGGCTCCCGCCGAGGTGCCGCAACTGGCGGAGCAGCTCGAAGCCGCTGGCGGTCTGCGCCTGGCAGGTGTCATGGCGGTGGCGCCGCTCGGGGCGGATCCTGACCGGGCCTTTGAAAAACTTCTGGGTATTTCAACCGGCCTGCAGCGGGATTTCCCCGGCGCCACGGGAATTTCCGCCGGCATGAGCCAGGACCTGGAAGCAGCTGTCCGATTCGGTGCGACACACCTCCGAATTGGCTCAGATATTCTCGGTTCGCGCCCGGCCGTGCGGTAG
- a CDS encoding YggT family protein, translating to MGILFGLVYIVLLFIFVALIVRLVYDWVQMFAREWRPRGVALVAAHAVYSVTDPPLKVLRRLIPPLRLGGVSLDLGFLVLFIGLSIAMAITKSFA from the coding sequence ATGGGAATACTATTCGGGCTCGTCTATATCGTTCTGCTGTTCATTTTCGTCGCTCTGATTGTCCGCCTCGTCTATGACTGGGTTCAGATGTTCGCGCGGGAATGGCGTCCCCGCGGGGTAGCATTGGTGGCGGCTCATGCGGTCTACTCGGTGACTGATCCGCCGCTGAAGGTTCTGCGGCGCCTCATCCCGCCGCTGCGGCTGGGCGGCGTCTCACTGGACCTCGGGTTTCTGGTGCTGTTCATCGGCCTGAGCATTGCCATGGCGATCACCAAGTCATTTGCATAA
- a CDS encoding cell division protein FtsQ/DivIB, which yields MGSTRRPTYRPAKPAARDNGAGRETGAARATDTGAGRATGAARDTGARPDGGQPAVITASKGVPEGSTQETAQGSRPKDKVQDKPTKAPWPRLKSPGPAKPGSAKPGATARKPESKKQRTTATDAAGPDKSGPESAGPDNVLAFPEPRGRRIRRNLIVAVCVTAALVAGLIVAAIYSPVLAVHSVSVTGTKLLKPAQVQAALKPLLGTPLPQVSDDDVNSLLKPLVQIKSVTTQAHPPSVLVVQIQERVPVALVKRGNEYMLVDVDGVRLGTTADAASVKLPVIDGGAGTIGKDLFQATADVLGALPANVLAKLSNASAKSVDAVELKLLDGQTVIWGNAGEKELKARVLEALLKVPADPANPVSTYDVSAPRHPVTR from the coding sequence GTGGGTAGCACCCGGCGCCCCACCTACCGTCCGGCCAAGCCCGCTGCCCGGGACAACGGTGCCGGCCGCGAAACTGGTGCTGCCCGGGCCACGGACACCGGTGCCGGCCGCGCTACTGGTGCTGCCCGGGACACCGGTGCCAGGCCCGACGGCGGCCAGCCGGCCGTGATCACCGCCTCCAAGGGCGTCCCGGAAGGTAGCACGCAGGAGACGGCACAGGGCAGCAGGCCGAAGGACAAGGTGCAGGACAAGCCGACGAAAGCGCCCTGGCCCCGGCTGAAAAGCCCGGGACCTGCCAAACCGGGATCTGCCAAACCGGGAGCCACTGCCAGGAAGCCAGAATCAAAGAAGCAACGCACCACGGCGACCGATGCTGCAGGGCCGGACAAATCCGGGCCGGAGAGCGCCGGGCCGGACAATGTGCTGGCCTTTCCCGAACCGCGGGGCCGGCGCATCAGGCGCAACCTCATCGTTGCGGTGTGTGTCACTGCTGCCCTCGTGGCGGGGCTCATCGTCGCTGCCATCTATTCCCCCGTGCTGGCTGTCCACAGCGTGAGCGTCACAGGCACCAAGCTCCTCAAACCGGCCCAGGTGCAGGCGGCGCTCAAGCCGCTGCTGGGCACGCCGCTGCCGCAGGTCAGCGACGATGACGTCAACTCGCTGCTGAAGCCGCTCGTCCAGATCAAATCGGTCACAACGCAGGCCCACCCGCCGTCAGTCCTCGTCGTGCAGATCCAGGAACGCGTGCCCGTTGCCCTCGTGAAGCGCGGCAACGAGTACATGCTTGTGGACGTCGACGGCGTGCGGCTCGGCACCACCGCAGATGCCGCTTCCGTGAAGCTGCCGGTGATTGACGGCGGCGCAGGCACGATCGGCAAGGACCTGTTCCAGGCCACGGCCGATGTCCTCGGCGCGCTTCCGGCCAATGTGCTCGCCAAGCTCTCCAACGCTTCCGCTAAATCGGTGGACGCGGTGGAACTGAAGCTGCTGGACGGCCAGACCGTCATCTGGGGCAACGCGGGGGAGAAGGAGCTCAAAGCACGGGTGCTAGAGGCGCTGCTCAAGGTGCCGGCCGATCCCGCGAATCCGGTCAGCACCTACGACGTGAGCGCGCCGCGGCATCCGGTGACGCGCTGA
- the lspA gene encoding signal peptidase II, with product MTDDLAADAAHPASSSPRRRRGVLLSVFAGLAVFAYVFDQLTKLWVTNTMVEGERIPVLPPLLHWYYIRNSGAAFSIGENVTWVFTIIMVVVAAAILFQLRKLGSAWWALALGLLFGGALGNLTDRLFRDPSFGMGHVVDFIQLPNFAIFNIADSAVVSSVVIICLLTLRGIALDGSHHSVEKRNGTDNV from the coding sequence ATGACTGACGACCTTGCCGCTGACGCAGCGCACCCAGCTTCATCATCACCGCGGCGCCGGCGCGGCGTCCTGCTGTCCGTGTTCGCCGGACTGGCAGTTTTCGCCTACGTCTTCGACCAGCTGACCAAACTGTGGGTGACCAACACCATGGTGGAGGGCGAACGGATTCCGGTACTGCCCCCGTTGCTGCACTGGTACTACATCCGGAACTCCGGCGCCGCGTTCTCCATCGGCGAGAACGTGACCTGGGTGTTCACGATCATCATGGTGGTGGTCGCCGCCGCCATCCTGTTCCAGCTCCGCAAGCTCGGATCCGCGTGGTGGGCGCTGGCACTGGGGCTGCTGTTCGGCGGCGCCCTGGGAAACCTGACGGACCGCCTGTTCCGGGACCCGTCGTTCGGAATGGGCCACGTGGTGGACTTCATCCAGCTGCCCAACTTTGCGATCTTCAACATCGCCGACTCCGCCGTCGTGTCATCCGTGGTCATCATCTGCCTGCTGACACTGCGGGGGATCGCCCTTGACGGGTCGCACCACAGTGTCGAAAAGCGCAACGGGACCGACAATGTCTGA
- the murC gene encoding UDP-N-acetylmuramate--L-alanine ligase codes for MTTNAAPTQEALGRVHFIGIGGVGMSAVARIMVARGIPVSGSDAKDLPVMTELAAAGARICVGYDAGNLGDAQTVVAGSAIRADNPELEAARTAGLPVLHRSEALAATMGEDLVVTVAGTHGKSTTTSMITVLLQGAGLDPSFAIGANVPALGVNAANGSSKVFVAEADESDGSFLNYRPQIAVVTNVEPDHLDHYGTAEAVYESFDRFTELLPADGVLVACADDAGAHALALRTRERGNARVVLYGTSEAADLRLDDGGPGRVAITTAGGRFPLALQVPGRHNALNAAAAMAVALELGVDAQAAASALAGFSGASRRFEYKGEGRGVRVYDDYAHHPTEVRAALSAARSVAGDHKVHVLFQPHLFSRTREFAAEFADALNAADTALVLDIYPAREDPIPGVTSALITEHLGAGGSLVGAGDEAVAVLAAAAQPGDIILTAGAGDVTAYGPLIVESLGG; via the coding sequence ATGACCACCAACGCAGCACCCACCCAGGAAGCACTCGGCCGCGTGCACTTCATCGGGATCGGGGGCGTGGGCATGTCTGCTGTCGCCAGGATCATGGTGGCGCGCGGGATTCCAGTCAGCGGTTCGGACGCGAAGGACCTGCCGGTCATGACGGAGCTCGCCGCGGCGGGCGCCCGGATCTGCGTGGGTTACGACGCCGGCAACCTCGGCGACGCCCAGACTGTGGTGGCAGGATCGGCCATCCGCGCCGACAACCCCGAACTCGAGGCCGCACGTACCGCCGGCCTGCCCGTGCTGCACCGCTCCGAAGCCCTTGCGGCCACCATGGGCGAGGACCTCGTCGTGACGGTGGCCGGCACCCATGGGAAGTCCACCACCACCTCCATGATCACCGTCCTGCTGCAGGGCGCGGGCCTGGACCCGTCGTTCGCGATCGGGGCCAACGTTCCGGCGCTCGGCGTCAATGCGGCAAACGGCAGCTCCAAGGTGTTTGTGGCCGAGGCGGATGAATCTGACGGTTCGTTCCTGAACTACCGTCCGCAGATCGCCGTCGTCACCAACGTGGAACCGGACCACCTCGACCACTACGGCACCGCTGAGGCGGTGTACGAATCCTTCGACCGGTTCACGGAACTGCTGCCCGCCGACGGCGTGCTGGTGGCCTGTGCGGACGACGCCGGCGCGCACGCGCTGGCGCTGCGCACCCGCGAGCGGGGCAATGCCCGTGTTGTTCTGTACGGCACCTCTGAGGCTGCCGACCTCCGGCTCGACGACGGCGGCCCGGGCAGGGTGGCAATCACGACAGCGGGGGGCCGGTTCCCGCTGGCACTGCAGGTCCCCGGACGGCACAATGCGCTGAACGCTGCCGCCGCCATGGCGGTGGCGCTCGAACTCGGCGTGGACGCCCAGGCCGCCGCCTCCGCCCTGGCGGGCTTCTCCGGTGCGTCGCGGCGGTTCGAATACAAGGGTGAGGGCAGGGGCGTGCGGGTCTACGACGACTACGCCCACCACCCGACGGAGGTGCGCGCCGCCCTGTCGGCGGCCCGGTCCGTGGCTGGCGACCACAAGGTGCATGTCCTTTTCCAGCCGCACCTGTTCTCCCGGACCCGGGAGTTTGCCGCTGAGTTCGCCGACGCGCTCAATGCTGCGGACACTGCCCTGGTGCTCGACATCTACCCGGCCCGCGAGGATCCCATCCCCGGCGTCACCAGCGCGCTCATCACCGAGCACCTCGGCGCCGGCGGCAGCCTGGTCGGGGCGGGCGACGAGGCCGTAGCCGTCCTGGCCGCAGCCGCGCAGCCGGGGGACATCATCCTCACGGCAGGCGCCGGGGACGTCACCGCTTACGGGCCGCTCATCGTGGAGTCCCTCGGTGGGTAG
- the ftsW gene encoding putative lipid II flippase FtsW yields MVSTPTRPAAARQRAGETSRGAAPRKTGPGAASTPARGRLLRWYRRFWSALEGNGKSRNGSTYYLILGTTLALTAIGIMMVLSASSVEAIAAGESPYTAALKQGLFAGIGTFCMFMLSRINVVWLKRLAWLGIIIAYALLGLVLVIGTSVNGNKNWIDIGGFFTLQPSEAAKLALALWMATVLAKKASLLHQWGHAVVPVVPIAGGIIGLVLIGNDLGTGMIIMLITAAALFFAGVRLYLFGFAAVGLGAVIAFMAMTSSNRVCRITSWWTGQSCGDGIDANYQSTNGLYGLASGGWFGVGLGQSRQKYSWIPEAHNDFIFAIIGEELGLVGTVVVLVLFAILGAAIYRVVVAQEDLFHRVLAGTIMVWLLGQGTVNMAVVTGLMPVIGVPLPFISYGGSALLMSLCAIGVVLSLAREQMAPNIRPRKLLGPWRLPGRKKSRTKA; encoded by the coding sequence ATGGTCAGCACACCCACACGTCCCGCGGCCGCCCGGCAGCGGGCGGGGGAGACCTCCCGTGGGGCCGCCCCCCGGAAGACGGGACCGGGTGCTGCATCGACTCCCGCCAGGGGCCGGCTGCTCCGGTGGTACCGGCGCTTCTGGTCCGCCCTCGAGGGAAACGGCAAGTCGCGCAACGGCTCCACCTACTACCTCATCCTCGGCACAACGCTGGCACTGACCGCCATCGGCATCATGATGGTGCTCTCGGCGTCCAGCGTGGAGGCCATTGCCGCGGGCGAGTCGCCCTACACCGCAGCCCTCAAACAGGGGCTGTTCGCCGGAATCGGCACCTTCTGCATGTTCATGCTGTCGCGCATCAACGTCGTATGGCTGAAGCGGCTCGCGTGGCTCGGCATCATCATTGCCTATGCCCTGCTGGGGCTCGTGCTGGTCATTGGCACCAGCGTCAACGGCAACAAGAACTGGATCGACATCGGCGGGTTCTTCACCCTGCAGCCGTCCGAGGCGGCCAAGCTTGCCCTGGCACTGTGGATGGCCACCGTGCTGGCCAAGAAGGCGTCCCTCCTGCACCAGTGGGGGCACGCCGTGGTCCCCGTGGTACCCATAGCCGGCGGGATCATCGGACTGGTCCTGATCGGAAACGACCTCGGCACCGGCATGATCATCATGCTCATCACGGCCGCCGCCCTGTTCTTCGCCGGCGTGCGCCTGTACCTGTTCGGGTTCGCGGCCGTGGGCCTCGGCGCCGTCATAGCGTTCATGGCAATGACCAGCTCCAACCGGGTCTGCCGGATCACCTCGTGGTGGACCGGCCAGAGCTGCGGCGACGGCATCGACGCCAACTACCAGTCCACCAACGGCCTCTATGGGCTGGCGTCGGGCGGCTGGTTCGGCGTCGGGCTCGGGCAGAGCCGGCAGAAATACAGCTGGATCCCCGAGGCCCACAACGACTTCATCTTCGCCATCATCGGCGAGGAACTCGGGTTAGTGGGGACCGTCGTCGTGCTTGTCCTTTTCGCCATCCTCGGCGCCGCCATCTACCGCGTGGTGGTGGCACAGGAGGACCTGTTCCACCGGGTCCTGGCCGGAACCATCATGGTGTGGCTCCTGGGCCAGGGAACGGTCAACATGGCCGTGGTCACCGGCCTGATGCCGGTGATCGGCGTTCCGCTGCCGTTCATCTCCTACGGCGGCTCGGCACTGCTGATGTCACTCTGCGCGATCGGCGTAGTGTTGTCACTGGCCCGCGAACAGATGGCGCCCAACATCCGGCCCCGCAAACTGCTCGGCCCGTGGCGGTTGCCCGGGCGCAAGAAATCCCGTACGAAAGCGTAA
- the ftsZ gene encoding cell division protein FtsZ has product MAAPQNYLAVIKVVGIGGGGVNAVNRMIEVGLRGVEFIAINTDAQALLMSDADVKLDVGRELTRGLGAGANPEVGKQAAEDHADEIEEVLRGADMVFVTAGEGGGTGTGGAPVVARIARSLGALTIGVVTRPFTFEGRRRAGSAEAGIDALRDEVDTLIVIPNDRLLSISDRNVSVLDAFRSADQVLLSGVQGITDLITTPGLINLDFADVKSVMQGAGSALMGIGSARGEDRAVKAAELAIASPLLEASIDGAHGVLLSIQGGSDLGLFEINEAARLVQEVAHPEANIIFGAVIDDALGDEARVTVIAAGFDDVKATSPSMDQSQPQVAPQRPAVPAAAPQSQPSSGGQQVHVQPVHAGVGAGLSSWGQQRPTAVPADSGFDVDLPSVVEPDLTGSRSDDLDVPDFLK; this is encoded by the coding sequence GTGGCAGCTCCGCAGAATTACTTGGCCGTCATCAAGGTCGTCGGCATCGGCGGCGGTGGCGTGAACGCAGTCAACCGCATGATCGAGGTGGGTCTCCGCGGTGTCGAATTCATAGCTATTAACACCGATGCCCAGGCCCTGCTGATGAGTGACGCCGACGTTAAGCTCGATGTCGGACGGGAACTGACGCGCGGCCTGGGTGCCGGGGCCAACCCCGAAGTCGGCAAGCAGGCTGCCGAGGACCACGCCGACGAGATCGAGGAAGTGCTCCGCGGTGCCGACATGGTCTTCGTGACCGCAGGTGAAGGCGGTGGCACCGGAACCGGCGGCGCACCTGTTGTCGCCCGCATTGCGCGCTCCCTTGGCGCTCTGACCATCGGCGTTGTCACGCGTCCGTTCACCTTCGAAGGCCGGCGCCGTGCAGGCTCCGCCGAGGCGGGCATCGACGCCCTCCGCGACGAGGTGGACACCCTGATCGTGATCCCCAACGACCGCCTGTTGTCCATCAGCGACCGCAACGTCTCCGTCCTGGACGCCTTCCGCTCCGCTGACCAGGTCCTGCTGTCCGGTGTCCAGGGCATCACGGACCTCATCACCACGCCCGGCTTGATCAACCTTGACTTCGCCGACGTGAAATCCGTCATGCAGGGCGCAGGCTCGGCCCTGATGGGCATCGGGTCCGCCCGCGGCGAGGACCGCGCGGTCAAGGCAGCCGAGCTTGCCATCGCCTCCCCGCTCCTGGAAGCCAGCATTGACGGCGCCCACGGTGTCCTGCTGTCCATCCAGGGCGGCTCCGACCTCGGCCTGTTCGAGATCAACGAGGCTGCGCGCCTGGTGCAGGAAGTTGCCCACCCCGAGGCCAACATCATCTTCGGTGCGGTCATCGACGACGCCCTGGGTGACGAAGCCCGCGTCACCGTCATCGCGGCAGGCTTCGACGACGTCAAGGCCACGTCGCCGTCCATGGACCAGTCGCAGCCGCAGGTTGCACCGCAGCGCCCTGCCGTGCCGGCGGCCGCCCCGCAGAGCCAGCCGTCCTCAGGCGGCCAGCAGGTCCACGTCCAGCCCGTGCATGCCGGCGTCGGTGCAGGTCTCAGCAGCTGGGGGCAGCAGCGCCCGACCGCTGTCCCCGCTGACTCCGGGTTCGACGTCGACCTTCCGTCGGTGGTTGAGCCTGACCTCACCGGCAGCCGGTCTGACGACCTGGACGTCCCCGATTTCCTGAAGTAG
- a CDS encoding polyphenol oxidase family protein, translated as MFLWRAEVQPGVSVAFTDTNAGNIALHVGDDAGAVLRRRAQVEHAAGVAPRRFQYMNQVHGNEVSLVAESGAVTESGASFESDPAAGAPQAPTADALVSLGKPLAVMVADCIPLVLVGAGASGPVLAAVHAGRPGLFSGVIPAAVGQMRASGATDIRAWLGPSVCGKCYEVPAELRNEVAAALPSAWSTTTWGTPALDLPGGAASQLDALGVPIEYRGPCTLENESLFSHRRDSRSGRFAGLVWTHD; from the coding sequence TTGTTTTTGTGGCGTGCTGAAGTCCAGCCTGGCGTGTCCGTGGCTTTCACCGACACGAATGCCGGCAACATCGCCCTGCACGTGGGTGACGACGCCGGCGCGGTACTTCGCCGCCGGGCCCAGGTGGAGCACGCCGCCGGCGTCGCGCCCCGCAGGTTCCAGTACATGAACCAGGTCCACGGCAACGAGGTGTCCCTTGTCGCTGAATCCGGTGCAGTCACTGAATCTGGTGCAAGTTTTGAATCTGACCCGGCTGCGGGTGCTCCGCAGGCGCCGACGGCGGATGCATTGGTGTCCCTCGGCAAGCCTCTTGCGGTGATGGTGGCGGACTGCATTCCGCTGGTCCTGGTGGGCGCCGGGGCTTCCGGTCCCGTGCTGGCTGCCGTTCATGCCGGGCGCCCCGGCTTGTTCTCCGGGGTCATTCCGGCTGCGGTGGGACAGATGCGCGCCTCCGGCGCCACGGACATCCGGGCCTGGCTTGGCCCGTCCGTCTGTGGGAAGTGTTATGAGGTGCCCGCCGAACTCCGGAACGAGGTCGCCGCCGCCCTGCCGTCCGCATGGTCAACAACAACATGGGGAACGCCGGCGCTGGACCTGCCCGGCGGCGCCGCCAGCCAGCTTGACGCCCTCGGCGTTCCCATCGAATACCGGGGGCCCTGCACGCTTGAAAACGAATCCCTGTTTTCCCACCGCCGCGACTCCCGGTCCGGCAGATTCGCCGGACTGGTGTGGACCCATGACTGA
- a CDS encoding cell division protein SepF: protein MAGALRKTMIYLGLADGDEHYESELSTQQKDEDNSMEHDREERRAPAPLREVTREVPPAAEEEYRAPVTPIKRAASSREETTGLRQITTIHPRSYNDAKLIGESFRDGIPVIMNVTDMGEADAKRLVDFSAGLVFGLRGSIERVTNKVFLLSPSYVEVIGDDKKASEATASFFNQS, encoded by the coding sequence ATGGCTGGCGCTCTGCGCAAGACAATGATCTATCTTGGGCTCGCCGATGGCGATGAACACTACGAGTCTGAGCTTTCCACCCAGCAAAAGGATGAGGACAACTCAATGGAGCATGACCGTGAAGAGCGCCGCGCGCCGGCGCCGCTCCGAGAGGTCACCCGTGAAGTGCCACCAGCTGCCGAAGAGGAATACCGCGCACCCGTGACACCCATCAAGCGTGCGGCATCGAGCCGCGAAGAGACCACCGGACTGCGGCAGATCACCACGATCCACCCGCGCTCCTACAACGACGCCAAGCTCATCGGCGAAAGCTTCCGTGACGGTATCCCCGTCATCATGAACGTGACGGACATGGGGGAGGCGGACGCAAAGCGGCTTGTCGACTTTTCCGCCGGCCTCGTCTTCGGGCTGCGCGGAAGCATCGAGCGCGTGACGAACAAGGTCTTCCTGCTGTCGCCGTCGTATGTTGAAGTCATCGGAGACGACAAGAAAGCCAGCGAGGCCACCGCCAGCTTCTTCAACCAAAGCTAA
- the murG gene encoding undecaprenyldiphospho-muramoylpentapeptide beta-N-acetylglucosaminyltransferase, with translation MKTESLSVVLAGGGTAGHINPLLAIAAAIRDARPDARLLAVGTAAGMETRLVPAAGLELATIDRVPFPRKPSADLLRLPGRLAGAVRQAGRILDDAGADVLVGVGGYVCTPMYLAAWRRKIPIVIHEANTRPGLANRVGARLSRHVAVAFAGTPLRNARHVGMPMRREVSAMVRATARNGALRSLDLQPEKPVLIVTGGSSGAQSINRTVAASLEALSRAGVQTVHITGRGKSVVDSDGNALSADGYRQLEYVDGMETVYAAADLLLARSGAATVSEVAAVGVPAVFVPLPIGNGEQALNARGLVDAGGALLVADRDFTPEWVRTSLIPLLTDRSRLDAMAANAENLGIRNADQLMADLVLEAVSK, from the coding sequence ATGAAAACCGAGTCATTGTCCGTGGTCCTCGCCGGCGGTGGAACAGCAGGCCATATCAACCCGCTGCTGGCCATCGCCGCCGCCATCCGCGATGCCCGCCCCGACGCACGACTGCTCGCCGTCGGAACGGCCGCCGGCATGGAAACCAGGCTGGTCCCGGCCGCCGGGCTCGAACTGGCCACCATCGACCGTGTTCCGTTCCCGCGAAAGCCCTCCGCAGACCTGCTCCGCCTTCCGGGACGCCTCGCCGGCGCCGTACGGCAGGCCGGGCGCATCCTCGACGACGCCGGCGCGGACGTCCTCGTGGGCGTGGGCGGGTACGTCTGCACGCCCATGTACCTCGCTGCCTGGCGGCGGAAGATCCCCATCGTCATCCACGAAGCCAACACCCGGCCGGGCCTGGCCAATCGGGTCGGGGCGCGGCTGAGCCGGCACGTGGCCGTGGCCTTCGCCGGCACCCCGCTGCGCAACGCCCGCCACGTGGGCATGCCCATGCGCCGGGAAGTGTCAGCCATGGTCAGGGCAACGGCGCGGAACGGTGCCCTGCGCAGCCTGGACCTGCAGCCTGAGAAGCCGGTGCTCATCGTCACCGGAGGCTCGTCCGGGGCGCAGAGCATTAACCGCACTGTGGCGGCGTCGCTCGAAGCGCTTTCCCGGGCCGGCGTCCAGACCGTCCACATCACCGGCCGCGGCAAGTCCGTGGTGGACTCAGACGGCAACGCGCTGAGCGCCGACGGCTACCGGCAGCTTGAGTACGTGGACGGCATGGAGACCGTGTACGCCGCGGCTGACCTGCTGCTCGCCCGTTCCGGCGCGGCTACCGTGAGCGAGGTCGCCGCCGTCGGCGTTCCCGCGGTCTTCGTGCCGCTGCCCATCGGCAACGGTGAGCAGGCGCTGAACGCCCGCGGACTTGTGGATGCGGGTGGGGCCCTCCTGGTGGCGGACCGGGACTTCACTCCCGAATGGGTCCGCACCAGCCTCATCCCGCTGTTGACCGACCGTTCCCGGCTCGATGCGATGGCGGCTAACGCGGAGAACCTTGGCATCCGAAATGCCGACCAGCTCATGGCCGACCTCGTACTGGAAGCGGTATCCAAATGA